tatatattgaCTCATATAAACCCGTTCAACTTTTATGTCCGTGAAAACACCAGAAAGGAAAACCAAAAAGTTGAGGGGTGCCTAATATATAGTCAAGTGGTTTGGACCAAACCACCGGCGCTTTTAAACCACACGGTCCTCAGTGTTATAAATATTTAACTTAGAGATTGTTCATCGGGGTTACAATAATAACAGGCTTTTGTGGAGTCTAAACAGCATGTGTGACTCAGATGCACTTGTCAATGAAGTggacatttatttgtttattttacaaCGTCGTGACTCAGCAAGGAGGAAGAGAAAGGGACATTTTTCCTTCTGGTACGTCCTCCTTTGAAAGTGTATTTGACAGCGGCGTAAAAGAGACATGTGTTCAAGGCCCGACTTGGACTTCCGTGTGGAAATTGATGTCACTTGCTGTTCCAGAGTCCAAAAAATTGACTTAGGAAGCTCGTTATTGCGTCACAGACGCTATTCaacagagggggaaaaaatgactAAACAGTGAAAGCGGTGAAAAATGAAAGTGTAGGTGTTAGTGATGACTGCTTTCGAATGCACAACGGtgtaaaaaaatgatttgaataTCTGGTGCTGAACTTTGAGTCACTAAGAAGTGACTCATGGAATGCATGGAAAAGAGAACAACTACGAAAAATTGTTGTAAAATTATAGTTTAAAAATAAACGATTGAAAAGCAGGTAAGTTGGGAAAGGTTTTTAGGTTATcagaaaatataattaaaaatttgTGATGCTAGGTTCGCAACTgtcgcaatattttttttaaatgacaatacATTTTATAAATCATTTTGGGCGGCGCGGTGATGAACTGGGTAgctcatccgcctcacagttaggagggcgcATGTTCAATTCcaactccggccctccctgtgtggagtttgcatgttctccccgtgcccgtgtgggttttctccgggcactttggtttcctcccatatcccaaaaacatgctttgtaggccgattgagcactccaaattgccccaggTGTAAAATTGTTATTTGTCAACTTTCTCCCTTTCGTCCCTCCTTTGTCGAAATCTTTATTCACATGAATGAATACCTCGTGTTCGTCAGCACGTTTTACTTTCACTTTTCTATCTCGAAAACCCAGCAGTAAACTCTACCGTCCGCTCCAAACACTCAATAAAATCCGTTTGGGAAGCatgcctccattttgttttaccAGATAAAATCATAAAAgggggctctttttttttaagccatgtAATGCTGATGTCATGCTGTTGGGTCAAGCATTCAGCTCCTATTTGCCCTCTGCTGGACCTTGTGTGGTAATGCCGAAGATGTTCGTCTGCCTACCCGCCACTCCAATTTGGTGAGTAGCAAAGTGAGGCAACCTGCTTTCTCCCACGCCCATCCAGAGGGAGAGCACAGCATGGCGCTCCTGCGCGTGGTGGAAGGTGAAGCCGTGGGCGGAGGCCGCGGCTGCGCATCGGCTCATCGCGATGGGGACTCGCAGCCACACGGCAACCTTACCTTCCGATTTCCATCGGGCCAACGAATCTGCAGTCAAGAGGACAGGACCAtggaataaataaaagaatggGTGAGTTAAGGTGCAATGTTTGCACCCCACAGTTTGCAGCGAAAGGCAGATTAATCATGCACGTACGTAACCTATGACATTAAATGTCTTGAAAGGCCTAACTATACAAGATGCAATGATGTTTTGATCCCGATTCGAATTTGGTGCTTTCAGGCAAGCAGCCAACGGGATTAAACCTAATGAATAAATGGCCTAACTATCACAAGAGTGTACTGGTCAGACTGTAGGACTATTTTTTTTAGTTCACTTCTGATACCACAATTATTAAATTACAGGTACTGAAATTAAGACTCATAACTGCTGTTTTAAGGTAGTGTTTAGGCTGTTGTGCTCAGATCCCGCTTCTGTCACCAAATTATTCCTAGTGAAAGGTAAATATATGTCTGTCATCTAGCAGTCAATGCAACTCATGACTTATCAACCAGCCAAGGGCCTAAAAGAAATAATGAGAGACTGACTGAGCTTTCTGATGCGCATTATGTTCTGACACCAATTTCTGAAGTTGGATAACATCCAGTACACCTTTCCAATTATTGACAGATCGACACTTCAATCATTTTTAAATGAGCAAAAACAAACCTGTCAATAAGTCAGCAAAAGCACTTTCGCTAATGTCCTCTGGTAGACCAACGGCTGCCAGGTCCACCGTTACTCCCCCAAACCGGTCTACTTGTCCGGCCAGACCTGCGGCACCCTGTCCTCGCTGCAGCTGATTGACAACTACCCGGCACGTGAACGCACGGGAGGAACACCACTTCTGACAAAGTCCAGCCACTCGAAATTTGCAAAGTAGGGCTGATGCAGCCATGTTATCGTGTTGTTGGGTCACTTTTACTTGCTTTTAAAACCCCTTTTAATGCCAACTCGCCGACTTCCGCTGTTGGAGTTGCGTAATTACCGTAAAGCATCATTGAAGAAGGGCGATTATTAGTCAATTTTAAAACTGACGTCATTTATCGGAGTCAGCCAATCATGTGTTGCTATTAGTGACTCACCCACCGCAAACTAGTTATTGGCAAAGGATAAAATAACCTACCATCAACATTCAAATGCTTCGCAAGCACGCAGTTTTAAGCGTTATTCGATTCACTGCAATATCAAATAGTTTTTCTTGACGAAGTAAAGGGATGGTTGCTGTCTAATTTGGCTATACATTTTTTGTTGCATTACGGTAAAAGGGGCGGTAGTCAACTTTAAACCCGGAAGCAATCCTTAGCCCGGTGTTTACGCATGCATTTACTTTCACATGTGTCCGattttttcttattattatgtcttcgaagaaaaataaaaacaaatccaaGCAGATAAACGAAGGAGACGACTCCTGTTCCTCGAGCAACTTGGAGACTTCCGGTCACGAAGAGAGTAAAAGCAACAACGCCTTCACTGCCATCGAATTTGTTGACAAAGGTAATAATGACACACCGGCTTGAAACTTGAAGAGAAAATGCATGTTTGTTGTCTGAATCTGGATTATTTGAGAGATGTTAACGCAGGACCACAGAACTCGAACAACCAAGACACCATGCAGCTTGTATGGTGATCCTTTCcacatgaattattttacaAGGTGTTTGTTTTCTTGCGTTTTACAGCTGATGACAAAACGcccaaaagttgcagatggttGCTCGCACAACTGAGCATCAACTCATTGAAGTCGGCCGGCGTCAGCATCGGCAGACCCGTCCTCCTCACAAGTCAAACGGGACGACAGGAGGTGGTCTTATTATCCTACAAAGCAGCCTTTTTTCTTATACATTTAAATTTTATTCATGCAATAGTTGACTTTACTCCTTGTAAAATTCTGCCTTAATTCTTGGTACATTTTAATCTCATCTCAAAGTTACATCTCCCttcatcaaattaaaaattcattctggtatttttttgatttattaATCATAAAATTACAATTGTTTCTCATAAGATTAAGCCAATTTATAAAAATATGTCCTTTTCAACTACAAATATTTTATTCTCTTAAAGTAGAGTAAAATATAAACCGCTCTCTATTTTTtctgataattagaataaaaatACACCTTTCTGATAAATTGAAATGTAATATTTGTAATAAcattaataaattatattttctgTTAAGGCACCCCTTGCCATCAAAGTCTATATTCAATTTAATGAGCCAGCATTTAGTGTTTTTGTCCACGTTCAGATATaaacatcctagaagagggatcctcccatctgtggtctcttctcaaggtttctcattttccccagtaGGGCTTTTTTGAGTTTTCCCTTGCCCTccagggagtttaagatcaggggatgttgagaacAATTGACAATTTTGCACATGTGAAGCCATATGAAACttatctgtgatttagggctatataaacaaACTTGACATGTCTTTTCTCATAAATTCCAAACCAAAGTCTTTGATTATTCTGAGTTTTCTTTCTTATAAAATGATTCATTAAAAGTAATTTATTTCAGAGCTTTTTTCTTCTAGTTATGACGTTCATTTGAatatttattgctttttttttcttgttaaaatcactgcTCTTTGTTCTCATCTCCTCTGCATTTTGTTCTCTGATCTTCCATTTTGTGTTTTGTCCTTGTTGACAGGTGTGTGTGGGATGGCCTGTGGCCGCCTTCCCCAGTGGCAAAGTGGGCCTCCCCAAGTGTGCACAGAGCAACCTAAAAGTGAAATGTGGCGATGTGGTGATGCTTCAGCCTGTGACGGGTCCCGTACTTCAAGCCCAGGAAGTCATTTTCTCTGCCAGGTTAGCTTCTTTTCAAGACCACTCCTTCCAAAGagaaaagatgttttttttttttgttttttttgtttttacaatatATAACAGCTCCTAGGTGTTCTTTTTAAATGGTATCAGACATTCTGACAAAATAgacaaaagattaaaaaaacattctcgttgaaattgctattttttgtttccatgttaccatgacaacagaaCAGCGTGAGAGAAAGTGAGAGACTGCCATCTGTTGTCATGATTGTGTAACTGCAGTTGTCACATTGAATGCATTTTTCCTCTTAGGTCTGTTGATGATGAGAAATTAAACACAGACGAGTTCAGGAGCTTCTTGCTGAATTCGTTAAGTAAGTTTGCAACAGTTAGGATTGAACATAATTGAACTTTTAGTCTCATATTGCGGAGAATTCTATCTATAACGTGAACAattatcaacaaaatagttttaaGCACAGTGTCAAACAGTATAATGGCCCCTTCACAGACTTCATTGAACatctgttttgtgttttgttttctttaaaatTGCACCTTTTTCCATAAAATGTGGACTTTAATCTCATAATATTCAAGTATTGAATACATTCCATGTATTAAACTATGGAAATTTTTGGACAATTTCaaatgggttttttttctttcaaaatgttTATTTCACATACAAGTTAAATTTCTCTTAATATTCAACCTTTCTATGAAATGAAAGGAAGAGCATTAGCCTTCAATGTGGAGATTTCATGTCTTATTTTCCTCCCCAGTTGGAGGCATTGTTCTTCCCGGCAACATTGTGTCCCTCACGTACTTTGGCCGGCCGTGCAGTCTTTACGTGGAAAGTGTACAAGGAGAAGACGGCGGTGCCTGCCAGAGGCCATCTCTCCCTCCTCCTGGTCCTCCCTATGACACAGAGGAGCCGTCAGAACTGAACTCCACCGCCGCCGACCTGTCCCTCCAACTCGGTCTGCTCGCCTTAGATGATACCAGgggtcctccagggacccctgcTGCCAGCACACCGCACCGACCCACTTCCTGCCTCCCTCCCCTCTCCCCGGCATCTCCCATTGTGAACCATATCGACCCCCCTGTTGACAGTGAGACGACCACTACCAGCTTGGAGGGTTCCTTTAGCACAGAATGTACTCCGCAAATCCCTGTAGTGCCCTCTGCTGGTTTTTCGAGTACTGACACCTTCTACAGTCTCGCCTCTACGACCAAGATTAGTTTTCCAGGCAAAGCCAAGCAGAAGGATGCCGAAGCCAAAAGAGCAAAAGTGACATACAGCATGATCGGCGGGCTGAGCAGACAATTGAATGTCATCAGAGAGACCATAGAGCTGCCTCTCAAACATCCACAACTCTTCTCCAATTATGGTATGTAATGacaatttaaacaaaagtattaTATTCTGTTCATAAGCAGATTTCAAAACAACTGATTGCTGGAATAGATTTGTGAAGttatgaaaataaaacaaaaccctCATATTGCATAAAAGACAGACAGTTTAAGAACCATGAAAAATGAGGGATTACCACAATTaaatgtttctttctgaaggttttgtaattttttttgttattgttttactTGTGTAATATTGATAATtttcatggaaaaaaatatgCCACTGTTTTAatcccaatttttttcttgaatatatttctttcacaaaattccaactttttttatttatttttttatttactatttGCCCTTGCTGAATTCCTACATCAAATTTTTGTCTTAACCAGGGATCCCCGCTCCCCGAGGAGTTCTTCTTTATGGACCTCCCGGCACGGGAAAGACCATGATTGGACGAGCCATCGCCAACGAGGTGGGCGCTCACATGACGGTGATCAATGGGCCAGAAATCATGAGCAAGTAAGGCTCATGCTCAGCGAATGCCAAATTCCCTGTCGTTACTATCATAGCATCTGAGTGGGctggtcattttcttcttcaggTTCTATGGTGAAACTGAGGAGAAGCTGAGGCAAATATTTACGGAGGCAGCAAAAAGGTAATTTTTAGGTGGTGCGTTTAACGGTACACATGCAGGACTGTTTTCACTTTTTGCAATTTGTCTGCATCAATTTGTAATGGGCATTATCACCTCTAGAGGACTGGAGTggaattgccattttttttactcaaacAATTTATAGTTTTcatagaaaatataattttttttcaaaactacAACTTTTTCCTAAAATTTCAGTTTTCTTTATGtaattttctaatctaattcttGTAGTCTTAAATATTGTTATGATGCATTGTAACTTTTGCATAGAATCCAGCAGATGTTCTGAAAATGTTACCGAAAGCTTGTCTCCTTGTTTGACAGGACGCCTTCCATCATCTTCATCGACGAGCTGGATGCTCTTTGTCCCAAACGAGAGGGCGCGCAGAACGAGGTGGAGAAACGAGTGGTGGCATCCCTCCTGACTCTCATGGATGGGATCGGATCCGTAAGTATCCTTTCAAGACCGGGTCCCAACCCTGCACTTTTAGCTTGTCCTCCCACTGATGTACACTGACACTTTCAGGCATATATCGTGAGGCCGTTGTTTGGCACATGTTGTAGTTTGAACTGCTTAAGACATCATGCCGGTTTGTTGGACTCgatcgcacgcatgcacgcacacacacaatagaGTTCTCGGGTCACCGCGACTGGATGATTATCAGCTAGGAGTAGTTGTTTTCAGAGGTGCTATAAGACTTCCTGTCCAGAGGATCAATGGTTGAAATGTTGGACAaatcccttcctccctccgaCTCTTCCTTCATTCCTGCCTTCATTCCGGCTTACTGGGGTGGAATCTCAGCCAAAGGAGGAGCACTCATCCTCCTCATTTAGCAATCAAGACATTCAGACACGCAAGGCAGTGAGTCAAGGCAACAGttcaactttttctttttcataacaTTTTGCAGAATCATGGGCGCTTTATTGTAAAGTTACACTTATAAAAGAGaaattgtttgaaatgtttttttctataCATCAAAATTGAATTTCGCCTTAGAAAAAGGTTTCTGTAAGCACTGATTTTAATTAGACTACATTGGATAAGCGGTGTTGATGGATAATTGGATTTAGAAAGTGTAGTATGTGCATATAATTGAATAtgaaaaacttttttgtttAGGAGAAATGCGAATTATTccattttaatgtttattattacGTAATAATAGTGTTTATATTACTTTTTGTTCAAGCTATGCAGAATTTAATTCACTGGAACCTATCAGTGCTGCTCTGTGGCTTGTTGTCAGGATTTTAAGACTCTCCCTCTATGTGGGGCAAACCCTTGCTTTAAAAttatacatacgtatatttttGCCACATTTACACAACTATTGATTATCATTCTATTTGCATATTTAGAATAATTCTTGATTCTGTCTAGGAGGGCCACTCGGGACAGCTTCTGGTTTTAGGGGCCACTAATCGGCCCCATGCTCTTGATCCGGCATTGAGGCGACCTGGACGTTTTGACAAGGAGCTCGAGGTACCTGATGGAAAATTCAAATACATATTTCTCCTCAAATTGTACCCACTGCATTCGCTCTGTTTTTATCAATACAGACGTACAATGTTTTTTGGAGTTCTTTAAGGCTATATTCTAGCCACCTTTATTTTAAATATGCTCATTGCAATGCCAAGTGTAATGTAAAATTATCTATAAATACAAAACATTCCCGATTTATGCAAATATCGCTTCCTATTGTACCGGTACAAGGACGCAATGGTCTGGTGACTTACCGCAATACCCACCGACAGGTTGGAATTCCCGGTCCTGCCGAACGTGCCGACATTCTGCACAAGCATCTAAGCTCAGTCCCATGTGGCGCAACCACGCAGGAAGTGGAACGGCTGGCTGACGCCGCTCACGGATATGTTGGCGCTGACCTTGCTGCTGTTTGCAAAGAAGCTGGTAAGGATAGTCACAAGTGTTTTCTGCACAACAGTAGTGGCAAattgcaaaatatatatatatatatatatattgtatttttttatattgaattGAAATACAGTTTCAATTCGACTATTCCGACATTATGACTGACTACCACCCCACCAATGAAAAATGAATATAGGTCACCtgtgtcattttaaatgactttcatgcaggtgtacctaatggtctGACCATGGTTCCATCTCTTGacctcaccttttttttttttttgctgtcacgCCTCCAAACCATAATCACTGCTGGCATCCTCCTTCCACAATGACTTGTGTTTTAAATTTCGTGTGTTGATATTGACATAAAAGGAAGTTGGGGGTTTCCGTGGCATTCCAATCCCAAAGACATAAACCACCAAAACCACGTCCTCTtccttctcctcatcctcccccTCCTCACCCACAACTCTTCACACACACCCAAATGACACACATTCTGACTTAGTATACGTGTGTATGCGTCCTGGGTGGTCCGAGAGCACGTTTTTGCTGTAAATTGGCGTGATTGGCAGGTTTTCAAGGATCTAGGTACAGGTCTGGATACAGTTGAGGTATTTATTTTGGGATCAATGGAAGCTATGAAATGACTGCAGGTGGATGGTTGCATTTTTGGGACATGTCATGGTGTTGCTTGATTCAACTGTGGACTGGCCATATTGCATTCTCTACAGCTTGTTGTCTTCGCACAGAAATGAGTTTCTAAATTGAAGAGCGTAAATGATATACtggccaagaagaagaaaattgaATCAAATCAGACCCTCCTAGATATAAGtcgctgtttttattttatttttttgaaattaTTACTTCTAGATAGTGCATCAGGAATAAGAAAGTAGAAGATGTTGCGTTGAAAATTTGAAGCCGTCATGTGGTCTGTTGGTGTCTAGCTGGATGGACTCAATTTCAGgcatgtgcgtgcatgcgtgcacacGCTTGTTTAATTTGTGCCACATCCAGGCCCCGCTGTTTACAAGCATCTGTAAATAGGGAAAGcccaccaaaacaaaaaatagggtGGTCGTAAAATTGATTATGAGCAATAATAAACAGAAAGATTTACTTCCCTAACTTTACAACTAAAAGTAATTTGCTCCCACCAGCCTCCCAAATTATTTGGCTAACATGCTTCAGTTAAAACAGTTAAACGGCGGAAAGGAAATTAAAAGGCAGATGTATGCAGGAGGATCTCGATTTGGCCTACATTGTGCTCTTGGGGATGTCAAACAATTAGATGAAAAACTCACAAATATTTGTATATAATACTAAATACAGCCGGTTTTTCAGGAGGAAGCAGATGTTGCCTTTTGTAAATACCGCACAGGTATTCCGGAAGCCCGAGCAAGTCATGAATACGTTCCTGCGGTTGTGCGATGGCATAACGCCCAAAATATTCTGCAATTTACTCGAGAGACGCTGTCCCTCCACATGCTCTTGAGAAATAGAAACACATTCAACCCTGAACATAACTTAACAACCGTTAGACAAGTCATACAAAAGTCTTGGATTGTTTTTTATATTAAACGAAAAGCACATCAATACTAGggaattgaaaaaaaacttatattacataaataataaaaaaatattcctcacAAATATCtgaagaaacaaatgttagcCCAAAACTGGGAAAtattataagaaaaaaaaagatcaaatattaaataaaaaatgcaaaaataggGGGTACTAAAAAACATTAGTGAGCAgtaaaaatttagaaaatatattAGATGAAGAACACAAATCCAGTCTTACTTAATTGGTCTGAAAATTGTGAATGAACTCCAGTCTATAGCGGTGGATAAGCACAACTCGATAATGTCACCTTTTACTATTGGGCAATCCTAATAGAACTTGTGACGAGATTGACGGATGCCTGCAGGGCAGCGGAAACTCAATTCAACAATGTGTCTCCAACATTTTTGGCTTTCGGGATCTTCTCTCTCCTGAGTGCTTTTGGCCTACTCAGAGCACACATTTGGTTTGGTTATGAAAACATCCGATGGGAAGGAAGACAGGCAgaggggagggaaaaaagaaggggggggggggcagcgacAGCACAACACGCTTTAATTTGAACCTTATGTGCACTCCCAATTCTTTCCAGAGATTGAGTGGGATCAGAATATGCAAGAAAGGACATTTACAAAGTGGTCCAACTTTGTAAGTACAGAGTTGGTTATTAATCATTATCATTTTTCTCGGTCACAGGTAGCAAAATGTCCTAGTAATTATCTGATCGCATTCAAGCCAATGAAAATATTGCATCTGCTCAGTTTTTTAGTACTATTGCTGTAGTAGGGCGCACGGtgctgcactggttagcacatccgcctcacagtgcagaggttCTGGGTTCGATTCTGGCTCCGGCCTCTCTGTGTGGAgttcatgttctccccgtgcctgcatgggtttcatccgggcactctggtttcctcccaca
The sequence above is drawn from the Syngnathus scovelli strain Florida chromosome 1, RoL_Ssco_1.2, whole genome shotgun sequence genome and encodes:
- the afg2a gene encoding ATPase family gene 2 protein homolog A isoform X2; amino-acid sequence: MSSKKNKNKSKQINEGDDSCSSSNLETSGHEESKSNNAFTAIEFVDKADDKTPKSCRWLLAQLSINSLKSAGVSIGRPVLLTSQTGRQEVCVGWPVAAFPSGKVGLPKCAQSNLKVKCGDVVMLQPVTGPVLQAQEVIFSARSVDDEKLNTDEFRSFLLNSLIGGIVLPGNIVSLTYFGRPCSLYVESVQGEDGGACQRPSLPPPGPPYDTEEPSELNSTAADLSLQLGLLALDDTRGPPGTPAASTPHRPTSCLPPLSPASPIVNHIDPPVDSETTTTSLEGSFSTECTPQIPVVPSAGFSSTDTFYSLASTTKISFPGKAKQKDAEAKRAKVTYSMIGGLSRQLNVIRETIELPLKHPQLFSNYGIPAPRGVLLYGPPGTGKTMIGRAIANEVGAHMTVINGPEIMSKFYGETEEKLRQIFTEAAKRTPSIIFIDELDALCPKREGAQNEVEKRVVASLLTLMDGIGSEGHSGQLLVLGATNRPHALDPALRRPGRFDKELEVGIPGPAERADILHKHLSSVPCGATTQEVERLADAAHGYVGADLAAVCKEAGLNALKRAIGASDNLSDQQLMGNVTVTLSDLQWAMSVVKPSAMREISIDVPKVRWADVGGMEDVKLKLKQAVEWPLRHPDAFTRMGIQPPKGVLLYGPPGCSKTMIAKALANESGLNFLAIKGPELLSKYVGESERAVREVFRKARAVAPSIVFFDEIDALASERGSSSGSGGVGDRVLAQLLTEMDGIEQLGDVTVLAATNRPDMIDKIQRLIRATLVERKQQQQQSRTETLRRSLRPLRPPCCFLAEASLHFLFHNDEWPCERGSCLLELMLRPISTCGIPKSTSLSGWCGSRGPQTSTLVNQHQWMIRGGVSCLVKRILRCQRAAGR
- the afg2a gene encoding ATPase family gene 2 protein homolog A isoform X1 gives rise to the protein MSSKKNKNKSKQINEGDDSCSSSNLETSGHEESKSNNAFTAIEFVDKADDKTPKSCRWLLAQLSINSLKSAGVSIGRPVLLTSQTGRQEVCVGWPVAAFPSGKVGLPKCAQSNLKVKCGDVVMLQPVTGPVLQAQEVIFSARSVDDEKLNTDEFRSFLLNSLIGGIVLPGNIVSLTYFGRPCSLYVESVQGEDGGACQRPSLPPPGPPYDTEEPSELNSTAADLSLQLGLLALDDTRGPPGTPAASTPHRPTSCLPPLSPASPIVNHIDPPVDSETTTTSLEGSFSTECTPQIPVVPSAGFSSTDTFYSLASTTKISFPGKAKQKDAEAKRAKVTYSMIGGLSRQLNVIRETIELPLKHPQLFSNYGIPAPRGVLLYGPPGTGKTMIGRAIANEVGAHMTVINGPEIMSKFYGETEEKLRQIFTEAAKRTPSIIFIDELDALCPKREGAQNEVEKRVVASLLTLMDGIGSEGHSGQLLVLGATNRPHALDPALRRPGRFDKELEVGIPGPAERADILHKHLSSVPCGATTQEVERLADAAHGYVGADLAAVCKEAGLNALKRAIGASDNLSDQQLMGNVTVTLSDLQWAMSVVKPSAMREISIDVPKVRWADVGGMEDVKLKLKQAVEWPLRHPDAFTRMGIQPPKGVLLYGPPGCSKTMIAKALANESGLNFLAIKGPELLSKYVGESERAVREVFRKARAVAPSIVFFDEIDALASERGSSSGSGGVGDRVLAQLLTEMDGIEQLGDVTVLAATNRPDMIDKALMRPGRLDRIVYVPLPDAATRREIFCLQFVNMPVAQNVSLDDLVTCTDKYSGAEITAVCREAALLALQEDMKAEHVDARHFQSALAAVRPRVPDALVQSYVAYQQQHATAITTPPSFLPTL
- the afg2a gene encoding ATPase family gene 2 protein homolog A isoform X3, with the protein product MSSKKNKNKSKQINEGDDSCSSSNLETSGHEESKSNNAFTAIEFVDKADDKTPKSCRWLLAQLSINSLKSAGVSIGRPVLLTSQTGRQEVCVGWPVAAFPSGKVGLPKCAQSNLKVKCGDVVMLQPVTGPVLQAQEVIFSARSVDDEKLNTDEFRSFLLNSLIGGIVLPGNIVSLTYFGRPCSLYVESVQGEDGGACQRPSLPPPGPPYDTEEPSELNSTAADLSLQLGLLALDDTRGPPGTPAASTPHRPTSCLPPLSPASPIVNHIDPPVDSETTTTSLEGSFSTECTPQIPVVPSAGFSSTDTFYSLASTTKISFPGKAKQKDAEAKRAKVTYSMIGGLSRQLNVIRETIELPLKHPQLFSNYGIPAPRGVLLYGPPGTGKTMIGRAIANEVGAHMTVINGPEIMSKFYGETEEKLRQIFTEAAKRTPSIIFIDELDALCPKREGAQNEVEKRVVASLLTLMDGIGSEGHSGQLLVLGATNRPHALDPALRRPGRFDKELEVGIPGPAERADILHKHLSSVPCGATTQEVERLADAAHGYVGADLAAVCKEAGLNALKRAIGASDNLSDQQLMGNVTVTLSDLQWAMSVVKPSAMREISIDVPKVRWADVGGMEDVKLKLKQAVEWPLRHPDAFTRMGIQPPKGVLLYGPPGCSKTMIAKALANESGLNFLAIKGPELLSKYVGESERAVREVFRKARAVAPSIVFFDEIDALASERGSSSGSGGVGDRVLAQLLTEMDGIEQLGDVTVLAATNRPDMIDKENTLNRWALPT